The window CTCGACACCGGTCTCGCCGGTCTCGAAGTCGACGTCGACGCCCCCCATCGTGTAGTGGGCTGTCGGCGCGACCTCGATCGGTTCCTCGGTGATGTCGACACCCAGGGACTCGAACCGCTCGACCATCCGCGGCAGCCGATCGCGGACGTAGTCGTCGTCGCGGTGGGAGATGTCGAGGAAGACGCCGCCGTTCTCGGAGCCCCGTCCCTCCTCGAGTTCGCGTGCGATCGCGCGGGCGACGACGTCGCGGGCGTCGAGTTCCATCTGATCGGGCGAGTACCGTTCCATGAACCGCTCGCCCTCGGTGTTGTAGAGTCGGCCGCCCTCGCCGCGGACCGCCTCGGTGACGAGGCGGCCGTCCCACTCCTCGCCGTAGCGCTCGCCGACCATGCCCGTCGGGTGGAACTGGACGAACTCGAGGTCGAGCAGTCGAGCACCGGCCTCGAGCGCCAGCGCCTGTGCGTCGCCGTTGTTCTCGTCATCCCGCGAGGAGTGGCGCTCGAAGATCGCGGAGAACCCGCCCGCGGCGAGGACGACGTGGTTCGAGCGAAAGACGAGCCCTCGGCCGGACTCCATGTCGAACCCGACGGCCCCGGAGACCCGCTGGCCGTCCGAGAGCAAGCGGGTGATCATGACGTTCTCGCGGTAGGGTACCTCGAGTTCCTGCGCCCGATCGATGAGCGCCTCGAGCATGGCTTCGCCGGTACGGTCGCCGACGAAACACGTGCGGCGGTACGACTGTGCGCCGAAGTACCGCTGGTTGATCGCACCGTCCTGGGTACGGTCGAATGGCATCCCCCAGTCCACGAGTTCGCGGATCCGGTCCGGCATCTCGCGGGCCGTGAGTTCGACGGCCGTGGGGTCGTTCAGGTGGTGGCCCTCGTTCAGCGTGTCCGCGGCGTGGATCGTCCAGTCGTCCTCGTCGTCGAGCGAGCCGAGGGCGGCGTTGATCCCGCCCGCGGCCCACGTCGTGTGTGCGTCGCCGTGGTCGCGCTTGCCGATCACCAGCGGTTCGACGCCGGACTCGGCGAGTTCGATGGCGACCCGGGCACCGGCCGCGCCCGCCCCGATCACGAGTACTGGGACGGAGACGACGTCGTACTCGAGGCCGTCCGCCGACGAGGGACCCTCCCCGTGTTCGATTCGGTTCGCAACCCCGGCGTCGCGACCGCTGTCCGCCGGTCGTCGCGCATCGCCGTCGGCAGTTCGACGGTCGTCAGCGGATGGTTCTGTCATCGATGTAACCTCAGTGCCGAGCGGGTTTAGGGAGAGACCCAAACGACGTAGCCCCCGTATCCTTGTCGTATAGTGGCTCTATTTCCAGATCAAGGGCAGCGGCCACCCCCTCCCTTCCCCCCACGCTTACTCCGCTCGAGACGGAAGCCCCGGACGGATGCAACCGGTCGTCCACCTGGCCGTCGGCTACGTCTGTTACGCACTATACACGCGCCGACGACGCGACGCTATCCCCCACGACGGGGCGGCGATCGCCGCGATCCTCGGCGCTGCCCTTCCGGACCTCCTGGACAAGCCGATCTGGCTCGTCGGCATCGTCGACGTCGGGCGGACGATCGGCCACTCGCTGCTGTTCGCGCTCCCGCTGCTCGTCGCTCTCGGACTGCACGCACGCTCGAGCGACCGGGAGGTCCTCGCGGTCGCGTTCGCTGTCGGATACCTCTCCCACGTCGGGACCGACGTCCCCTGGCACGTCCTCGCGGGAGACGTCCACGAACTCGGCTTCCTCCTCTGGCCGATCACGCCGATGCCGCCGTACAGCGGGACGAAATCGCTCGCGACGGTACCGGGCCTCGAGGTGACCGTCATGACGCTGTGGCTCGAGGCGGTCGTGCTCGTCGCGGGTATCGGACTGTGGTGGGTCGACGGAAAACCGGGGCTCGAGGCGGTAGCTCGGGCCCTGAGCGGATAAACGTCTCGGGGACTGGTCGTGTTCCGGTAGTAGCTTTTTGCACGTCGGGGCTGTTCGACCACCGATGGTCGACGGCGAATCCCTGCTTCGCTCCGCCCGAAATCAGTTCGGCACGTCGGAGCGACGGATCGATCGCTCGGGCGAGAACCGGATCAAGGAGTGGGTCCTCTTCGACGGCAACCGCGAGCGGGTCGCGACCGGATTGCTCGCGGCCGTGTTCGTTCTCCTGCTCGTCATGGGCGGACTCTGGCCGATCGAATACCAGGAGCTGTTGAGCGAAACGACGATGGTCCAGACGATGTTCGACACCCTGCTGAGCGGGACGATCCTGCTCGTTTCGATCGTCGTCTCGATCGCCGCGGTCGGCATCTCCCAGGAACTCACGTCGCTCGGCGACCAGTCCGAACGGGTCGATACGACCATCGACTTCCAGGCCGAGATCGAGGATCACGGCATCGTGGACGTCAGTCCGGCACGTCCGGGCAAGTTCACCGCAGTCGTCCTCCGGTCGATCAAACAGCGCGCCCACGAACTGCAGGAACTCGACGGAAACGCCGGCGCGGAGTACCGCCACGAGGTCGACCGTCTCCAGGGCGACATCCGGAAGAACACCGAGGAGGTGTTGACCACCCTCTCCCGGGTTCCCAACGGCTCGACGGACGAACTCCTCACCGGCCTGAACTACGACTCCTCGTGGCAACTACACCAGTCGCGTCGGATCCTCACGAAGTACGACGACCGACTCACCGCCGAGGAACGAGCGGTGATCGAGGACATCATGGACACGCTTCACAAACTGATGGTCTGTCGCGAGTACTTCAAGACACTCTACTACAAACTCGAGCTCTCGGACCTCACGACGACGCTGTTGACGGTCTCGCTACCGATTATCGTTTTCATTACGTACGTGCTGCTCGCCCTCGACAGCGGGCTCTTCCCCGACGTCTCGCTGTTCGGGTATACGCCGCTGACCGTCTTCATCAGCTTCGCGTACACCATCGCGCTCGCACCCTACGCGGTGCTCACGTCGTACGTCCTCCGTGCCGCGACGGTGACGAAACTGACGCCGGAGGAGGGCCCGTTCGTGCTCGACGCCGACCGGGAGACGGCCTACGATCGAGAGGAGTGATCGGGCGGCGGACCCCGACACCGACTACCGCGCGTCGTCGCCGTCCTCGAGTCCGGTCGGCGTCTCCGGTTCGACGCCGGCGAGTCGCATCGCGTTGCTCGTCACGCCGAGGCTCATCCCCATGTCTCCGATAACGACGGCGTGGATCACCGTCACGATGCCGAAGGGCGCACCGGCCGCGAGGACCGCCTTCACGGCCAGGCTCGCCCAGATGTTCTGCCG of the Halobiforma lacisalsi AJ5 genome contains:
- a CDS encoding metal-dependent hydrolase, producing the protein MQPVVHLAVGYVCYALYTRRRRDAIPHDGAAIAAILGAALPDLLDKPIWLVGIVDVGRTIGHSLLFALPLLVALGLHARSSDREVLAVAFAVGYLSHVGTDVPWHVLAGDVHELGFLLWPITPMPPYSGTKSLATVPGLEVTVMTLWLEAVVLVAGIGLWWVDGKPGLEAVARALSG
- a CDS encoding L-aspartate oxidase, coding for MTEPSADDRRTADGDARRPADSGRDAGVANRIEHGEGPSSADGLEYDVVSVPVLVIGAGAAGARVAIELAESGVEPLVIGKRDHGDAHTTWAAGGINAALGSLDDEDDWTIHAADTLNEGHHLNDPTAVELTAREMPDRIRELVDWGMPFDRTQDGAINQRYFGAQSYRRTCFVGDRTGEAMLEALIDRAQELEVPYRENVMITRLLSDGQRVSGAVGFDMESGRGLVFRSNHVVLAAGGFSAIFERHSSRDDENNGDAQALALEAGARLLDLEFVQFHPTGMVGERYGEEWDGRLVTEAVRGEGGRLYNTEGERFMERYSPDQMELDARDVVARAIARELEEGRGSENGGVFLDISHRDDDYVRDRLPRMVERFESLGVDITEEPIEVAPTAHYTMGGVDVDFETGETGVEGLYAVGETVAGVHGANRLGGNSLAETVAIGKLVGEHVASEVTAEDESPTVTDETRALAQREFASLETLAAADGHVEPTELLADLRALMWRHAGILRDEKGLREALAKLEAVRERTTDLRVEGGPTSPSFEFAVDLSFSLIVAETALRAALERTESRGAHYRSDYPEMNEDWRVNLVVSIDGGERSIDRRGVGEPSPAVREALEEGYELDYHHLE